In the Euphorbia lathyris chromosome 5, ddEupLath1.1, whole genome shotgun sequence genome, one interval contains:
- the LOC136230531 gene encoding subtilisin-like protease SBT3 isoform X2 — protein sequence MDSTAKPTSFLNHHDWYLATLSSISDTANSIINPTTSSKHLYTYKSSASGFSATLTNSELEALKKRPGYISHTRDRPLQVHTTHTSQFLGLNTNSGAWPATNYGEDVIIGLVDTGIWPESQSFSDEGMTRIPSRWKGKCEPGTQFSSTLCNKKLIGAYFYNKGYLAENPDVNISINSTRDTDGHGTHTASTAAGSFVKGASFFGYANGTASGMAPRARIAIYKTVWNNGVYESDVLAAVDQAIKDGVDILSLSLAFYKDYIFSLDEDAIAVAAFAAMKEGIFVAASAGNQPDTIVNAAPWLITVGAGTLDRDFGGTLTLGDRNKISFRSVYPGNYSQSPTSLVFLDGCASVEEMKRNRKNIIVCKDNLSMSDQFEKANTAGVLGAVFITNYTVSDYYTKSSPAAFMNLEDGQRVVDYIQKTDNPKGSWQFQKTIIGIKPAPMVDFYSGRGPFFSCKYVVKPDIIAPGTSVLASWSPIRSVTQVRGKPLFSNFNFDTGTSMSAPHVAGVAALVKTAHPDWSPAAIRSALMTTANPLDNTNGPIRDVTAFNKAPATPLDIGSGHIDPNKSLNPGLIYDATEEDYINLLCAMNYTKKQLQIITKSNPSCINMSLDLNYPSFIAHFTGSSASASHSDEILVYEFHRTVTNVGEAVGSYSAKLTGMSGIKVKVEPQKLVFKHKYEKLSYKLSVEGPKIMKEYVVYGSLSWIHEQGKYIVRSPIVATTIQP from the coding sequence ATGGACTCCACAGCCAAGCCCACATCATTCCTTAACCACCATGACTGGTATCTGGCCACTCTTTCTTCTATATCTGATACTGCTAACTCAATCATCAACCCCACTACCTCTAGTAAGCATTTGTATACTTACAAAAGTTCTGCCAGTGGATTTAGTGCCACCCTCACCAATTCTGAACTTGAAGCCCTCAAGAAACGCCCAGGTTATATTTCTCATACCCGAGATCGTCCTCTTCAAGTCCACACAACTCACACATCTCAGTTTCTTGGCCTGAATACTAATTCTGGTGCTTGGCCGGCTACAAATTATGGTGAAGATGTTATTATTGGATTAGTTGACACTGGAATTTGGCCGGAGAGTCAAAGTTTTAGCGATGAAGGAATGACCAGAATTCCCTCTAGATGGAAAGGGAAATGCGAGCCGGGTACTCAATTCAGTTCGACCTTGTGTAACAAGAAACTTATCGGTGCTTACTTTTACAATAAGGGTTATCTTGCAGAAAATCCTGATGTGAATATCTCAATAAATTCTACTAGAGATACAGATGGGCATGGAACTCATACGGCATCAACTGCTGCTGGCAGCTTTGTCAAGGGAGCATCGTTCTTTGGATATGCCAATGGTACAGCTAGCGGCATGGCACCAAGGGCTAGGATAGCTATCTATAAAACAGTTTGGAATAATGGCGTTTATGAATCTGATGTTCTTGCTGCAGTTGACCAAGCAATTAAAGATGGAGTGGATATATTGTCCTTGTCCTTGGCCTTTTACAAAGATTACATTTTTTCTTTGGATGAAGATGCAATTGCAGTGGCCGCTTTTGCAGCTATGAAAGAAGGTATCTTCGTAGCAGCATCAGCAGGAAACCAACCTGATACAATTGTCAATGCAGCTCCATGGCTTATTACAGTTGGAGCTGGTACTCTAGACCGTGATTTTGGGGGAACTTTAACTTTAGGAGATCGGAATAAGATCAGCTTCAGATCAGTGTATCCGGGGAATTATTCTCAAAGTCCAACATCTTTAGTTTTCTTGGATGGGTGTGCCAGCGTGGAGGAGATGAAGAGGAACAGGAAGAATATTATTGTGTGCAAGGACAATTTAAGCATGAGTGATCAATTTGAAAAGGCCAATACTGCAGGTGTTCTAGGAGCTGTTTTCATAACGAATTACACTGTATCAGATTACTACACTAAAAGCTCTCCAGCAGCATTTATGAATTTAGAAGATGGCCAAAGGGTAGTAGACTACATACAGAAGACCGATAATCCAAAAGGAAGTTGGCAATTTCAGAAGACAATTATTGGGATAAAGCCAGCTCCTATGGTGGATTTCTACAGTGGTAGAGGACCATTTTTTAGCTGTAAGTATGTTGTCAAGCCAGATATTATCGCCCCAGGCACATCAGTACTGGCATCATGGTCTCCAATTAGGTCAGTAACCCAAGTTCGAGGGAAGCCCTTATTCAGCAATTTCAACTTTGACACAGGCACCTCAATGTCAGCCCCTCATGTCGCAGGTGTGGCTGCATTGGTTAAAACTGCACACCCTGATTGGAGCCCTGCAGCTATTAGGTCTGCACTTATGACAACAGCAAATCCACTGGACAACACCAATGGCCCAATTCGAGATGTTACCGCATTTAATAAAGCTCCAGCAACCCCTTTGGACATAGGATCTGGTCACATAGATCCGAACAAGTCACTAAATCCTGGACTCATCTATGATGCAACAGAAGAAGACTACATAAACCTTCTTTGTGCCATGAACTACACAAAGAAACAATTACAAATCATCACAAAATCCAACCCCAGCTGTATAAACATGTCATTGGATCTTAATTATCCATCCTTCATTGCTCATTTCACTGGAAGTAGTGCCTCAGCCTCACATTCAGATGAAATATTAGTGTACGAGTTTCATAGGACAGTAACGAATGTTGGAGAAGCAGTGGGTAGCTATAGTGCGAAATTGACAGGGATGAGTGGGATAAAGGTGAAAGTAGAGCCACAGAAATTGGTATTCAAACACAAGTATGAGAAGCTAAGCTATAAACTTAGTGTGGAAGGTCCAAAAATAATGAAAGAATATGTGGTCTATGGTTCTCTTAGCTGGATACATGAACAAGGCAAGTATATTGTTAGGAGTCCTATAGTTGCCACTACAATCCAGCCATGA
- the LOC136230531 gene encoding subtilisin-like protease SBT1.9 isoform X1 has translation MDKTASNSPFTATLILKVEMGCLLFLTVFFFTFAFAESHTYIIHMDSTAKPTSFLNHHDWYLATLSSISDTANSIINPTTSSKHLYTYKSSASGFSATLTNSELEALKKRPGYISHTRDRPLQVHTTHTSQFLGLNTNSGAWPATNYGEDVIIGLVDTGIWPESQSFSDEGMTRIPSRWKGKCEPGTQFSSTLCNKKLIGAYFYNKGYLAENPDVNISINSTRDTDGHGTHTASTAAGSFVKGASFFGYANGTASGMAPRARIAIYKTVWNNGVYESDVLAAVDQAIKDGVDILSLSLAFYKDYIFSLDEDAIAVAAFAAMKEGIFVAASAGNQPDTIVNAAPWLITVGAGTLDRDFGGTLTLGDRNKISFRSVYPGNYSQSPTSLVFLDGCASVEEMKRNRKNIIVCKDNLSMSDQFEKANTAGVLGAVFITNYTVSDYYTKSSPAAFMNLEDGQRVVDYIQKTDNPKGSWQFQKTIIGIKPAPMVDFYSGRGPFFSCKYVVKPDIIAPGTSVLASWSPIRSVTQVRGKPLFSNFNFDTGTSMSAPHVAGVAALVKTAHPDWSPAAIRSALMTTANPLDNTNGPIRDVTAFNKAPATPLDIGSGHIDPNKSLNPGLIYDATEEDYINLLCAMNYTKKQLQIITKSNPSCINMSLDLNYPSFIAHFTGSSASASHSDEILVYEFHRTVTNVGEAVGSYSAKLTGMSGIKVKVEPQKLVFKHKYEKLSYKLSVEGPKIMKEYVVYGSLSWIHEQGKYIVRSPIVATTIQP, from the coding sequence ATGGATAAGACTGCTTCAAATTCTCCATTCACGGCTACTCTGATTCTGAAGGTGGAGATGGGGTGTCTACTTTTTCTCACTGTTTTCTTCTTTACCTTTGCTTTTGCAGAATCTCATACATATATTATACACATGGACTCCACAGCCAAGCCCACATCATTCCTTAACCACCATGACTGGTATCTGGCCACTCTTTCTTCTATATCTGATACTGCTAACTCAATCATCAACCCCACTACCTCTAGTAAGCATTTGTATACTTACAAAAGTTCTGCCAGTGGATTTAGTGCCACCCTCACCAATTCTGAACTTGAAGCCCTCAAGAAACGCCCAGGTTATATTTCTCATACCCGAGATCGTCCTCTTCAAGTCCACACAACTCACACATCTCAGTTTCTTGGCCTGAATACTAATTCTGGTGCTTGGCCGGCTACAAATTATGGTGAAGATGTTATTATTGGATTAGTTGACACTGGAATTTGGCCGGAGAGTCAAAGTTTTAGCGATGAAGGAATGACCAGAATTCCCTCTAGATGGAAAGGGAAATGCGAGCCGGGTACTCAATTCAGTTCGACCTTGTGTAACAAGAAACTTATCGGTGCTTACTTTTACAATAAGGGTTATCTTGCAGAAAATCCTGATGTGAATATCTCAATAAATTCTACTAGAGATACAGATGGGCATGGAACTCATACGGCATCAACTGCTGCTGGCAGCTTTGTCAAGGGAGCATCGTTCTTTGGATATGCCAATGGTACAGCTAGCGGCATGGCACCAAGGGCTAGGATAGCTATCTATAAAACAGTTTGGAATAATGGCGTTTATGAATCTGATGTTCTTGCTGCAGTTGACCAAGCAATTAAAGATGGAGTGGATATATTGTCCTTGTCCTTGGCCTTTTACAAAGATTACATTTTTTCTTTGGATGAAGATGCAATTGCAGTGGCCGCTTTTGCAGCTATGAAAGAAGGTATCTTCGTAGCAGCATCAGCAGGAAACCAACCTGATACAATTGTCAATGCAGCTCCATGGCTTATTACAGTTGGAGCTGGTACTCTAGACCGTGATTTTGGGGGAACTTTAACTTTAGGAGATCGGAATAAGATCAGCTTCAGATCAGTGTATCCGGGGAATTATTCTCAAAGTCCAACATCTTTAGTTTTCTTGGATGGGTGTGCCAGCGTGGAGGAGATGAAGAGGAACAGGAAGAATATTATTGTGTGCAAGGACAATTTAAGCATGAGTGATCAATTTGAAAAGGCCAATACTGCAGGTGTTCTAGGAGCTGTTTTCATAACGAATTACACTGTATCAGATTACTACACTAAAAGCTCTCCAGCAGCATTTATGAATTTAGAAGATGGCCAAAGGGTAGTAGACTACATACAGAAGACCGATAATCCAAAAGGAAGTTGGCAATTTCAGAAGACAATTATTGGGATAAAGCCAGCTCCTATGGTGGATTTCTACAGTGGTAGAGGACCATTTTTTAGCTGTAAGTATGTTGTCAAGCCAGATATTATCGCCCCAGGCACATCAGTACTGGCATCATGGTCTCCAATTAGGTCAGTAACCCAAGTTCGAGGGAAGCCCTTATTCAGCAATTTCAACTTTGACACAGGCACCTCAATGTCAGCCCCTCATGTCGCAGGTGTGGCTGCATTGGTTAAAACTGCACACCCTGATTGGAGCCCTGCAGCTATTAGGTCTGCACTTATGACAACAGCAAATCCACTGGACAACACCAATGGCCCAATTCGAGATGTTACCGCATTTAATAAAGCTCCAGCAACCCCTTTGGACATAGGATCTGGTCACATAGATCCGAACAAGTCACTAAATCCTGGACTCATCTATGATGCAACAGAAGAAGACTACATAAACCTTCTTTGTGCCATGAACTACACAAAGAAACAATTACAAATCATCACAAAATCCAACCCCAGCTGTATAAACATGTCATTGGATCTTAATTATCCATCCTTCATTGCTCATTTCACTGGAAGTAGTGCCTCAGCCTCACATTCAGATGAAATATTAGTGTACGAGTTTCATAGGACAGTAACGAATGTTGGAGAAGCAGTGGGTAGCTATAGTGCGAAATTGACAGGGATGAGTGGGATAAAGGTGAAAGTAGAGCCACAGAAATTGGTATTCAAACACAAGTATGAGAAGCTAAGCTATAAACTTAGTGTGGAAGGTCCAAAAATAATGAAAGAATATGTGGTCTATGGTTCTCTTAGCTGGATACATGAACAAGGCAAGTATATTGTTAGGAGTCCTATAGTTGCCACTACAATCCAGCCATGA